The Rattus rattus isolate New Zealand chromosome X, Rrattus_CSIRO_v1, whole genome shotgun sequence genome has a window encoding:
- the LOC116888878 gene encoding melanoma-associated antigen B16: MSQKNPECAADHDRTREEMQNLQVAPASSDVEEPCSSSHLMASSLKGHTSEETQVPEDMEEPCSSSQLLIASNQEDPAYETPSTSRGLQHPYVSSSESAEGLDNKGMQGNSVIPPDQPDLPVMTIDGKVNFLVNYMLYKYQVKEMMSMNDIMTLIVREDEQHFHEILMRASERMEMVFGLEVREVDPVNHFYALFIKLGLTYDGMRTDEYSFPKTGLLILILGVVFMKGNRATEEEIWEVLNPMGIYAGMNHFIFGDPRELLTDEFVREQYLAYQPIANSDPIQYEYVWGPRAKAETSKMKVLEFVAKVHGSDPTVFPSQYEEALIEEEERTLAMILEQAGGSSSASGESSSDMGSNVPHI, from the coding sequence ATGTCTCAGAAGAATCCAGAATGTGCAGCTGACCACGACCGTACCCGTGAAGAGATGCAGAACCTACAGGTTGCACCAGCCTCCAGCGATGTTGAGGAGCCATGTTCCTCATCTCATCTTATGGCTAGTAGTCTGAAGGGCCATACCAGTGAAGAGACCCAGGTCCCCGAGGACATGGAGGAACCATGTTCCTCCTCTCAACTTCTTATTGctagcaaccaggaagatcctgCATATGAGACACCCAGTACTTCTAGGGGTCTTCAGCATCCCTATGTCTCTTCAAGTGAGTCTGCCGAGGGTCTTGATAACAAAGGAATGCAGGGTAACTCAGTCATTCCACCAGATCAGCCAGATTTACCTGTGATGACCATAGATGGGAAAGTTAATTTCTTGGTGAATTATATGCTGTACAAATATCAGGTGAAAGAGATGATGAGCATGAACGATATAATGACACTCATTGTCAGAGAAGATGAACAGCATTTTCATGAAATCCTCATGAGAGCTTCTGAGCGCATGGAAATGGTCTTTGGGCTTGAAGTGAGGGAAGTAGATCCTGTCAACCATTTCTATGCTCTCTTTATCAAATTAGGTCTCACCTATGATGGGATGAGAACTGATGAGTATAGCTTTCCTAAGACTGGTCTCCTGATACTCATCCTGGGTGTAGTCTTCATGAAGGGCAACCGTGCAACTGAAGAGGAGATTTGGGAAGTGTTAAATCCAATGGGAATCTATGCTGGAATGAATCATTTCATCTTTGGAGACCCCAGAGAGCTGCTAACTGATGAGTTTGTGAGGGAGCAATACCTGGCATACCAGCCAATAGCCAATAGTGATCCCATACAGTATGAATATGTGTGGGGGCCACGGGCTAAAGCTGAAACTAGTAAGATGAAAGTGTTAGAGTTTGTGGCCAAGGTTCACGGGTCAGACCCTACTGTGTTCCCTTCTCAGTATGAAGAGGCTCTgatagaagaagaagagagaacccTTGCCATGATTTTAGAACAAGCTGGCGGCTCGAGTTCTGCTTCTGGTGAAAGTTCTAGTGACATGGGCAGCAATGTCCCTCACATCTAG